The Paenibacillus sp. MBLB1832 genome has a window encoding:
- a CDS encoding bifunctional homocysteine S-methyltransferase/methylenetetrahydrofolate reductase yields MKLDLRSALQREILTGDGAMGTYLYQMGFPVGISYEELNLLRPETVADVHRRYFEAGARLIETNTFSANREKLSKYGLEGDVEAINRAGVELARNVVGNDAYVVGAIGSIRAGKRKNVRTADVEESLREQIGILLDSPVDGLLLETFYDLEELQLALRIIRSMSELPVICQFANEGTGSTQDGVPLQEAFLRLRDEGADVIGFNCRVGPNGILRSMEKLAPIPGIPFSAFPNAGLPDYVDGQYTYAATPKYFAESALRFADLGARIIGGCCGTTPEHIAAVAKALQGYVPAAPGTASAPATLVIEPKPAKPAPPAGIPSLLDIVKQRKTVIVELDPPKDLDIEKFMQGSKALQEAHVDAITMADNSLAVTRMSNLALGYLVQERLGARPLIHIACRDRNMIGTQSHLMGLHALGIDHVLAVTGDPAKFGDLPGSSSVYDLTSFEIIRMIKQLNEGIAFSGKPLKQKANFVVGAAFNPNVKHLDKAVQRLERKIEAGADYIMTQPVYDSKLIEQIYEATKHLNIPIFIGIAPLASGGNAEYLHNEVPGIRLSDEVRARMDGLKGAEGRAMGVEIAKELLDTAMEYFNGIYLMTPFLAYEMCVDLTKYVWEKSNRHDFHLYPLSK; encoded by the coding sequence ATGAAATTGGATCTTCGATCGGCGTTGCAACGGGAGATTTTGACCGGTGATGGCGCAATGGGGACATACTTATATCAGATGGGCTTTCCTGTCGGTATTTCATATGAAGAACTGAATTTGCTAAGGCCCGAAACGGTCGCTGACGTGCACCGCCGTTATTTCGAGGCAGGTGCTCGTCTTATTGAAACGAATACGTTCTCGGCGAATCGGGAGAAGCTTTCGAAGTATGGATTAGAAGGCGATGTAGAGGCGATTAACCGTGCGGGTGTTGAGTTAGCTCGCAACGTGGTCGGGAATGATGCGTATGTCGTTGGAGCGATTGGTTCGATTCGTGCGGGTAAACGTAAAAATGTACGTACCGCTGATGTCGAGGAATCGCTGCGCGAACAAATCGGCATCCTGCTGGATTCGCCAGTGGACGGGCTGTTGCTCGAAACCTTCTATGATCTGGAAGAGCTGCAGCTAGCCCTGCGGATTATCCGCAGTATGAGCGAGCTTCCTGTTATTTGCCAATTTGCCAATGAGGGCACAGGTTCCACGCAAGACGGTGTGCCGCTACAGGAAGCGTTTCTGCGGCTGCGCGATGAGGGCGCCGATGTGATCGGCTTCAACTGCCGCGTCGGCCCGAACGGGATTCTCCGTTCGATGGAGAAGCTTGCGCCGATTCCAGGCATCCCGTTCTCGGCGTTCCCGAACGCTGGATTGCCCGACTACGTAGACGGGCAATATACGTATGCGGCGACGCCGAAGTATTTCGCCGAAAGCGCGTTGCGCTTCGCCGATCTCGGCGCGCGCATCATCGGCGGCTGCTGCGGCACGACGCCGGAGCATATCGCCGCTGTGGCGAAGGCGCTGCAAGGCTATGTGCCAGCTGCGCCAGGCACAGCGAGCGCGCCAGCCACGCTCGTGATCGAGCCTAAGCCAGCGAAGCCTGCGCCGCCGGCGGGCATACCGTCGCTGCTGGACATCGTCAAGCAGCGCAAAACCGTTATTGTCGAGCTGGATCCTCCGAAGGATCTCGACATCGAGAAGTTCATGCAGGGGTCGAAGGCCCTGCAGGAAGCCCACGTGGACGCCATTACAATGGCTGACAATTCCCTTGCCGTGACGCGTATGAGCAACCTGGCACTCGGCTACCTCGTGCAGGAGCGCCTTGGCGCGCGTCCGCTCATTCACATCGCGTGCCGCGACCGCAACATGATTGGGACGCAGTCCCATCTCATGGGCTTGCACGCGCTGGGCATCGACCACGTGCTGGCCGTGACTGGCGATCCCGCCAAGTTTGGCGATCTCCCCGGGTCCAGCTCGGTGTACGACCTGACCTCATTCGAAATCATTCGGATGATCAAGCAGCTCAACGAAGGCATCGCTTTCTCGGGCAAGCCGCTTAAGCAGAAGGCTAATTTCGTTGTAGGCGCGGCATTCAATCCGAATGTAAAGCATTTGGATAAAGCCGTTCAGCGACTAGAACGCAAAATCGAAGCTGGCGCGGATTACATCATGACGCAGCCTGTGTACGACAGTAAATTAATTGAACAAATTTATGAAGCGACGAAGCATTTGAACATTCCGATCTTCATCGGGATTGCACCGCTGGCAAGCGGCGGCAATGCGGAGTATTTGCATAATGAAGTGCCGGGTATTCGGTTATCCGACGAAGTTAGAGCGCGTATGGATGGCTTGAAGGGTGCGGAAGGCCGCGCAATGGGGGTGGAGATCGCCAAAGAA